The Festucalex cinctus isolate MCC-2025b chromosome 10, RoL_Fcin_1.0, whole genome shotgun sequence region ACCAATGTAATAATGTGTTTTCGtcgacgttttttattttccttccgtgtttttgtttttaattttatttgactgAAACACCGCCCATCCTATGAGGCACGGTGTCATGACGTCATCAGTCATCGCCAGTAAACGATCGCGTGCTTCTAATGGTAGCATAACAGCGCCGAAATACCCAATTTATGACTAATAACTGAAGGCTAACTTAACCAAAGGCCCTAAGGACTCTTCAGATAAAGTATGGACGACGAAGAGGAAACATACAGACTGTGGAAGATTCGCAAGACCATCATGCAGGCGAGTTTTTccgtgtgtttgttttgaagcTAACGTGTTAGTTCGCCGATGCTGGACCACCATCAAAGTGGATATAAATTAGATTTTATATTCACCCGCAAGGTGTGTCCACAATGAAAACAACTTACGGTGAAGCAGCAATTCCAAATTAcctaaaatatgaataaaaacaaacaaacatggattTCCTTGCCTGGAGATGGTGCTGTGCAGTAGATGCTATCATGGACTGTCCATGATGGATACAAACTTAGAAGTGACTCATGGGCGGCAATAGGTCAAATTTCTTGAAAATGGTCATCTGCTATTTTACAGCTATGCCATGACAGAGGCTACCTGGTCACCCAGGATGAGCTGGACCAGACTTTGGACGACTTCAAGAGTCAATTCGGAGACAAACCCAGCGAGAGTCGACCCAGACGAACGGACCTCACCGTGTTGGTGGCGCACAACGATGACCCCACCGACCAGATGTTTGTTTTCTTCCCAGGTAAGCGCAGAGGGCACAGACAGCATCTGCTTGACTAAGTGTAATGCATTTAGGTGACATCTGTTAGGATTCTTTGAAATGTGTCATGTTTGCACCGACTTTAATAGACTgaggtttaaaaacaaaccttCTGACCTTCTCAGAGGAGGCCAAAGTGGGCATCAAGACTATCAAGATGTACTGTCAGAGGATGCAGGAGGAGAACATCACACGAGCCATCATCGTGGTCCAGATGGGAATGACGCCCTCCGCAAAACAGGTTTGATATCTTACTGTattgtttatatacagtatatgtattaCGTACTCATGACTGTACATACCTCCCAGTCTTTAGTAGATATGGCACCAAAGTACATCCTTGAGCAGTTTCTACAGCAGGAGCTTCTCATCAATATTACAGAACACGAGGTAAGAAATGTACATACACAGACATTTCATTATAATAAATCATTGTACTGCATTTAGGTTATTTTGTGATAAAATTCTTTAAAATCACATCATGCAGTTGCACAAACTCTTAATTCCTCCTTTGAGCAATTTATCTTCTTTCAGCTTGTGCCAGAACACATTGTCATGACAAAAGAGGAAGTGACAGAGCTCCTGGCCAGATAGTATCCTTAATGTGTACAACACAGATGTGTCTATACCgttcatacatatatacacgACCTGTCAAAAGGTTGGATATGCATATGCTTGCTATCCAATGAGAACTGTCCAAACGTTTGACAGGTAACATATAGTATCTATGGACAAAATGTGCATTTGTTTGCCTTAACATGCTCACCTCAGTAAACTCAAGGAAAGTCAGCTGCCCAGGATCCAAGCCGGAGACCCCGTGGCTCGCTACTTTGGCTTAAAGAGAGGGCAGGTAAAGTATGGCTTGGAAATGCAAGGCAACGAGGGAAAAGTGCCATTAACTATTACAAAGGAAGTGAACTTACTGTGAAATCTATAAGTAGTTTTAGATTaggaaaatgaaaagaaaaaaaaaaacaaaaaaagtgaaccGTTTCCTTTTGGACTTGCGATGCACTTTAAGTCACCATTACTCTAGAATTTGGGACAGAGACTTTAAAGCTGACTGTACACGCTTGTAAAGGTGGTGAAAATCATCAGGCCGAGTGAGACAGCTGGACGGTACATCACCTATAGACTGGTGCAGTGACAGGTAAAAGCCGTCCACGTCAAACTTGTACACTATTGTGATTACAGATATGACCAGTGAGTAAATGCTTTGTGTTTTAGGTATGACTGTGGAAGAATGAGAAGATGCTTCAGCCACACACATCCCTGGATTCCAATTTTTCATGTTACCTTTTGCTTCTATCTTAAATATAaactttgtaaaataaaaatatattgaaaacaGCAAGTCATTTCTTCCATTTAGATCAGGGCTGTAGACAAAAAGTCCTTGTTATAGTACATAATCAAAAATTGTGTCTCCAGTTTTAAATTTTTATCTGAAACAAGATTACATTTGGCAGTATGGTGACATGATTTGTTAAAGCAACAATGGCTGGAAATCAAGGTCTATagggaaacaaacaaatgtaaagcattattttattaaaacagacaaaaacatgTGAAACAATGCAATATGAATTTGAAtggcaacaaaacaaacacaaaaaacagtGCTGAAACAAAACCAGCAGCACTTTTATGGCAATAAAAACACTTTGGACTGTGCCAATTAAGTC contains the following coding sequences:
- the polr2eb gene encoding DNA-directed RNA polymerases I, II, and III subunit RPABC1; amino-acid sequence: MDDEEETYRLWKIRKTIMQLCHDRGYLVTQDELDQTLDDFKSQFGDKPSESRPRRTDLTVLVAHNDDPTDQMFVFFPEEAKVGIKTIKMYCQRMQEENITRAIIVVQMGMTPSAKQSLVDMAPKYILEQFLQQELLINITEHELVPEHIVMTKEEVTELLARYKLKESQLPRIQAGDPVARYFGLKRGQVVKIIRPSETAGRYITYRLVQ